The following proteins come from a genomic window of Frankia casuarinae:
- a CDS encoding phage-related terminase large subunit: MDNPSLSPAYVEALKKEYVGLWYARFVEGRWIMAEGVVYDMWDEDRMVEDEIPSIVRWVGTGVDHGQVNPFNAIVGGIGVDRRLHLVAEYRYESKLARRQKTDAEYSMALQEFHAQVPIPGTSLRGVRPEYICVDPSAASFVTQLYRDGVSGVMNADNAVLDGIRMVASLMGNDRLRVHRSVKGWREEVGSYAWDDDASERGEERPVKTEDHAMDSARYLIKSTEPLWYSTLRQPLQPAA, translated from the coding sequence ATGGATAACCCCAGCCTTTCGCCGGCCTACGTCGAGGCGCTGAAGAAGGAGTACGTCGGCCTCTGGTATGCCAGGTTCGTCGAGGGGCGCTGGATCATGGCTGAGGGTGTCGTGTACGACATGTGGGACGAGGACCGCATGGTCGAAGACGAAATCCCCAGTATCGTGCGCTGGGTAGGCACGGGCGTGGACCACGGCCAAGTTAATCCGTTCAACGCCATCGTCGGCGGCATCGGGGTGGACCGCCGCCTTCACCTGGTGGCCGAATACCGGTACGAGTCGAAGCTCGCGCGCAGACAGAAGACCGACGCCGAGTACTCGATGGCGTTGCAGGAGTTCCACGCGCAGGTACCGATCCCGGGTACGAGCCTTCGGGGTGTGCGACCGGAGTACATCTGCGTCGACCCCTCGGCCGCGTCGTTCGTGACCCAGCTCTACCGAGACGGTGTCAGCGGCGTGATGAACGCAGACAACGCGGTTCTCGACGGTATCCGCATGGTGGCGTCGCTGATGGGCAACGACCGGCTTCGCGTGCACCGGTCCGTGAAGGGCTGGCGGGAAGAGGTCGGCTCGTATGCCTGGGACGATGACGCTTCGGAGCGCGGCGAGGAACGTCCGGTGAAGACCGAGGACCACGCGATGGATAGCGCACGGTATCTAATCAAGAGCACAGAGCCACTGTGGTACAGCACTCTCCGTCAGCCGCTCCAGCCTGCCGCGTAG